From one Microlunatus sp. Gsoil 973 genomic stretch:
- a CDS encoding adenosine deaminase, producing the protein MGIARELVQRAPKVLLHDHLDGGLRPQTIIELAAAIGHELPATEAGALAVWFAESCDSGSLERYLETFRHTVAVMQTSDALYRVAKEMVLDLAADGVVYVESRWAPEQHLEAGLSLGDAVEAVRDGLAKGMADAEALGTPIVARQILTAMRHASSAREIAELVVHYRDDGVAGFDIAGAEAGYPPTRHLAAFDHIKRNNGYITIHAGEGFGLPSIWEAVQLCGANRLGHGVRVIDDITITDSGAVLGELASYIRNVRIPLEMCPSSNVQTGAAASIADHPIRTLAELGFRVTVNTDNRLMSNTSLTQEFVLLADAFDYQLTDLRWLTLNAMKSAFHAHPERLRLIEKVIKPGYQKLISEAEETR; encoded by the coding sequence GTGGGGATCGCTCGGGAGTTGGTGCAGCGGGCACCCAAGGTGTTGCTCCATGATCATCTGGACGGCGGGCTCCGCCCGCAGACGATCATCGAGTTGGCTGCGGCCATCGGCCACGAGTTGCCGGCGACCGAGGCGGGAGCGTTGGCCGTCTGGTTCGCCGAGTCGTGCGACTCCGGTTCGTTGGAGCGCTATCTGGAGACGTTCCGGCACACCGTCGCGGTGATGCAGACGTCGGACGCGCTGTACCGGGTCGCCAAGGAGATGGTTCTCGACCTGGCCGCCGACGGTGTCGTCTACGTCGAATCGCGCTGGGCACCAGAGCAACACCTCGAGGCCGGGCTCAGTCTCGGCGATGCGGTGGAGGCAGTCCGCGACGGGCTCGCCAAGGGCATGGCCGACGCGGAGGCACTCGGCACGCCGATCGTCGCGCGGCAGATCCTCACCGCGATGCGGCACGCGTCGAGTGCCCGGGAGATCGCCGAACTGGTGGTCCATTACCGCGACGACGGCGTGGCCGGGTTCGACATCGCCGGCGCGGAGGCGGGCTATCCACCGACCCGCCATCTGGCCGCCTTCGACCACATCAAGCGCAACAACGGCTACATCACCATCCACGCCGGTGAAGGGTTCGGGCTGCCGTCGATCTGGGAGGCGGTCCAGTTGTGCGGCGCCAACCGGCTCGGCCACGGCGTCCGGGTGATCGACGACATCACAATCACCGACAGCGGAGCCGTGCTCGGCGAACTGGCGAGCTACATCCGAAACGTTCGGATTCCGTTGGAGATGTGCCCGTCGTCCAACGTGCAGACCGGGGCTGCCGCATCGATCGCTGATCATCCGATCAGGACGCTGGCCGAACTCGGCTTCCGGGTGACCGTCAACACCGACAACCGGCTGATGAGCAACACCTCGCTGACCCAGGAGTTCGTGCTGCTGGCAGACGCCTTCGACTACCAGCTGACCGATCTCAGGTGGCTGACGCTCAATGCGATGAAGAGCGCCTTCCATGCGCATCCGGAACGGCTACGGCTGATCGAGAAGGTGATCAAGCCCGGGTACCAGAAGTTGATCAGCGAGGCCGAGGAGACCCGATGA
- the cls gene encoding cardiolipin synthase, with product MLGFVLYLFIGRRITNSKIFRLLDGSEAGHHKAGKRQLDEVNRNEYQFVNAVSRANVELAVLLMNDDTGSLSHNNAVTVFDDGTEKFDSLIDDIRSARDHVHILYYIFRSDHLGQRVLEALIERAEAGVAVRLCYDAYGGRKIARRYLKRLRAAGGEAYPFFPNNFGPINFRVNFRTHRKIAVIDGRIGYVGGFNVGDEYVTPTKKFGYWRDTHLRIEGSAVDSLQTRLLMDWNVAAPGNRRVGHEPRYFPARESQPGDVAVQIVSSGPDSEWEWIKYGYLKAIHKANDSIRIQTPYFMPDAAVMDALKIAALSGVDVHLMIPDRPDHPLVYPATLSYADELAKVGVNVHIYQGGFLHAKTLLVDDELASVGTANFDYRSFRLNFEVNAFIYDVELGKRMAAIYERDLLKCRPFDHDQVYRRPLVGHVKEAVSRLVAPLL from the coding sequence GTGCTCGGCTTCGTCCTCTACCTGTTCATCGGCCGGCGGATCACCAACTCCAAGATCTTCCGGTTGCTCGACGGTTCGGAAGCCGGTCACCACAAGGCCGGCAAGCGGCAGCTCGACGAAGTCAACCGCAACGAATACCAGTTCGTGAACGCGGTCAGCCGGGCCAACGTCGAACTCGCCGTGCTGTTGATGAACGACGACACCGGCTCACTCAGCCACAACAACGCGGTCACCGTGTTCGACGACGGTACCGAGAAGTTCGACTCGCTGATCGACGACATCCGCTCGGCCAGGGACCACGTCCACATCCTCTACTACATCTTCCGTTCCGATCACCTGGGTCAGCGGGTGCTCGAGGCCCTGATCGAACGTGCCGAAGCCGGAGTGGCGGTACGACTGTGCTACGACGCATACGGCGGCCGCAAGATCGCCCGCCGCTACCTGAAGCGGCTGCGGGCGGCCGGTGGGGAGGCGTACCCGTTCTTCCCGAACAACTTCGGGCCGATCAACTTCCGTGTCAACTTCCGTACACACCGCAAGATCGCGGTGATCGACGGCCGGATCGGTTACGTCGGCGGGTTCAACGTCGGCGACGAGTACGTCACCCCGACCAAGAAGTTCGGCTACTGGCGGGACACCCACCTGCGGATCGAGGGCAGCGCTGTCGACTCGTTGCAGACCAGGTTGCTGATGGATTGGAACGTCGCCGCACCCGGGAACCGACGGGTCGGACACGAGCCGCGCTACTTCCCGGCCCGCGAGTCGCAACCGGGTGACGTCGCAGTCCAGATCGTTTCCAGTGGACCCGATTCGGAGTGGGAGTGGATCAAGTACGGCTACCTCAAGGCGATCCACAAGGCCAACGATTCGATCCGGATCCAGACCCCGTACTTCATGCCCGATGCGGCGGTGATGGACGCGCTCAAGATCGCGGCGCTGTCCGGGGTCGATGTGCACCTGATGATCCCCGACCGGCCCGACCATCCGCTGGTCTATCCGGCGACGCTGTCCTACGCCGACGAGCTGGCCAAGGTCGGGGTCAACGTGCACATCTACCAGGGCGGGTTCCTGCACGCCAAGACGCTGCTCGTCGATGACGAACTGGCCTCGGTCGGCACCGCGAACTTCGACTACCGGAGTTTCCGGCTCAACTTCGAGGTGAACGCCTTCATCTACGATGTCGAGCTGGGCAAGCGGATGGCGGCGATCTACGAACGCGACCTGCTGAAGTGCCGCCCGTTCGACCATGATCAGGTCTATCGCCGTCCGCTCGTCGGGCATGTCAAGGAAGCCGTCAGCCGGCTGGTCGCGCCACTGCTCTGA